ctatgccacttggtttacatactcatctcatatgtatatactgtactcgatatcatctactgtatcttgcctatgctgctctgtaccatcactcattcatatatccttatgtacatattctttatccccttacactgtgtataagacagtagttttttggaattgtcagttagattacttgttcgttattactgcattgtcggaactagaagcacaagcatttcgctacactcgcattaacatctgctaaccatgtgtatgtgacaaataaaatttgatttgatttgatttgatttattctcaATGTATATGATATTATATCCTAATGTCTATATATTCTCAATGTCTATCATATTATATCCTAATGTCTATATATTCTCAATGTCTATCATATTATATCCTAATGTCTATATATTCTCAATGTCTATCATATTATATCCTAATGTCTATATATTCTCAATGTCTATCATATTATATCCTAATGTCTATATATTCTCAATGTCTATCATATTATATCCTAATGTCTATATATTCTCAATGTCTATCATATTATATCCTAATGTCTATATATTCTCAATGTATATGATATTATATCCTAATGTCTATATATTCTCAATGTCTATGATATTATATCCTAATGTCTATATATTCTCAATGTATATGATATTATATCCTAATGTCTATATATTCTCAATGTATATGATATTATATCCTAATGTCTATATATTCTCAATGTCTATCATATTATATCCTAATGTCTATATATTCTCAATGTCTATCATATTATATCCTAATGTCTATATATTCTCAATGTATATGATATTATATCCTAATGTCTATATATTCTCAATGTCTATCATATTATATCCTAATGTCTATATATTCTCAATGTCTATCATATTATATCCTAATGTCTATATATTCTCAATGTCTATCATATTATATCCTAATGTCTATATATTCTCAATGTCTATCATATTATATCCTAATGTCTATATATTCTCAATGTATATCATATTATATCCTAATGTCTATATATTCTCAATGTATGTCATATTATATCCTAATGTCTATATATTCTCAATGTCTATCATATTATATCCTAATGTCTATATATTCTCAATGTCTATACCTTAATTAGGATCATATAATGTTATTAAATCTTATCTATTATTAATATTGTGGTTGATTTCTGTTTATACTATAAAATATACCTTTTTCCCTCTAACTtttgactgtttttttttttttacccaagaGACATGCACATAaagaataatataataattattataattataattataaaatACCTTTAAACATATAACACAAAACATGAATTTGAAGTGAACATATTTTTATTGTTGCGTCAGTAGCTTGGTTTGGACATTCTAACGGAAGTTCTAACGTAGTTCTTAGAACCCCTTTCTGTTCTTAGAACAGTTATTTGAACATTGGCAGTACCTGATTGGTTCAGAAGTTAGCCGGTTGTTTGTTTTTGTCCATGAACATTCAGTACATTGACATCATTCACAGggtcagacaaaaaaaaaaaaaacattttaatcatCTACTCACAGAATCAAGAGTCAgcaatgtctctctctatctctctgtcactcactccccatccttctctctctctcttcctctatcacCTTTCCTACCCCCCCACCTCTTCCCCTCtacttctttccctccctcatgcCAACCTCTTCCCTCACGGTCTTCTAGCTCTACCCTCAGGTGCCCGGGTCAGAAGATGGAGGTGTTTGTAACCTCAGCCATACCTCCACTTTACCCCTCCGAACCCCTTCTGGTAGTCAGCTCAGGAGCAGTTGAGAATACACTATGATGTATAGTACAGCATATTTTAGACGGTATCTCTGGAACTTATTTTATACAATTtgttagattattattattttttaacacaAACACATCATATGAGCAATTGGCTGAACTACTTTACAAGTGTTTATTAATTAGGCTACTGTTGATCATATTCTAGGATTTGATTTGAGCTACGACAAAAAAATAGAAACGTTTCACTTCTCACTGCTAGCTATGACGCTAAGAGCTGCTGGCCAAGATGCTCACCGCTAACGGCCGCTAGGCTAAGGTGTTAATCGCTAATGTCAGTTTGGCTAAGATGCTAATGGGGGCTAACATGCTAATTGCTAACGGCCGCGAGGCCAAGGTGCTAATCGCTAAGGTCAGTTTGGCTAAGATGCTAATGGAGGCTAACATGCTAATTGCTAACGGCCACTAGGCTAAGATACTAACAGTGGCTAAACAGCGGCTAGCTAGGTCAAATATTGGGCAGTTACTCCTGGTCAGATGTACTTTTTCCCACATAATCTGCCTGCCGTTTGCTCCGGACACTAGTTTTCACGCCGTGGCTGTGGCTGAGGTAATCCGGGACATCATCGTCATCTTTCCCGCGCATAAACGCTCCGAGATCCATCCCGAATGAATCAGCTCCGAAGCCGTCGGCAGCGCCGCCGGTCTTGGTACTGCTGAAGAGGCTACTGCCTCCCTTGTTACTGCCGTGGCTTGTGGTTTTggtgaatgaggaggaggaggaggaggaagaggaagagagggatgggaagaagtcccccatccctcctccgcCACCGAGCTTCATTGCCTCACAGCCTGGTCCGCTCGAAACTTCCTCAATGCGTTCCACCGGCCCGTCCTTCGTATGCACTGTCGTCTTCTTTATGGTCTTGGTACAGCTCGATACATGCGTGGTCTGGTGACCGGTAGAGGTGAAATCTCCACCTCCAAGACTCCCCAGCCCTCCGCCGAGTCCACCCATCCCCTTAAAgaaatccccatctccatcccccctcgtacccccaccaccacccccaccaccacccccaccaccaccaccacccccacccatcTCCGTGATCGTTATCTTCGACCCGTCCTTCGACCCTGATCCCGTCGACCAACTCGATGATGAAGATGAAGAAGATGAAGACCCTGAGGTCGAAGGCTGGAAGTGCGTACCAGGGACCTTGCTGACAGAGGCGGCAGACGAAGCGCTGGACCCTTCGGCCTCCAAGGTCAGTTTCACGGACTTCACCTCCGGGAAGAAATCCTGCTTCTGCTCCCCTGCCAGGCTGGACTTAAACTTGCTGAGAGgggggagtggggagaagggaatgggagagaagaggagaggggagcagatggaggagaggagaggagaagggagggggagaggagaggagaggggagcagatggaggagaggagaggagaggagaggagaggagagggagaggagaggaggagggagaggaggaggagaggaggaggagatggaggaggagaggagaggaggaggagaggagaggagaggagaggagaggagaggagaggagaggagaggagggtgggtgggagaagaaaaagaaaaaggtgATTATCAAGAGGTCATCATCTTCTTCATCCTCagcatcatcatcctcctcctcacctgtcGACCAAGACGTCTTTAAGAGGGCGGCTCTTCATGATGTGCAGCGAGCCGACGGTCTCAACAGACTGAACCCTCTGGGCTTCCAGCTGGTCCATCTGCTTGTCCAAAGCCACGTAGGATGATTGATCGACGGAGAACTCAGCGTAGCCCTTACAAGATCCCTTACAGGAGCGCAGCTTGATGTCAATGTCCACctggtggaggggaggggttagaggagagaggggaggggttagaggagagagggggagaagggaggggttagaggagagagggggagaagggaggggttagaggagagaggggaggggttagaggagaggggggaggagagggaggggttagaggagagaggggaggggttagaggagagagggggagagggaggggttagaggagagtgggggagaagggagggtgaTTAGAGGAGAGATCCTCAGAAGGGAGGGGTTAGAGGGCGGATGATGGGCAGAAgggggaggttagagagagaacCCTCTGGGGCTGGTCCATCTGCTTGTCCAAAGGGGAGGTTGatcagaggaggggagaagggaggggattagaggagagaggggagaagggaggggttagaggagagggggggagaagggagtggttagaggagagagggggagggggatgagaAGAGAATTTATCATTCAGATCTCTCAGACCAGAGGAATAACACCAAGGGTCCTGAACACATAGGTGGAAACCCTGTCTGTTGAATCAAAGTGACTGTCTCTACATCTGCAGTCTCCTCATCTtcaatgtgtatgtatatatatcttGCACATATTTATGTTGTATTATACAGGGTGCAACTGTTAAAGAGAcctaggtctcaatatgtctttgCTGGTCTCTGACCCTGGTCTTCACCATCATCACCAATCTTAATCACTAATCTTAATCACCAATCTTCATCACCAATCTTAATCGCTAATCCTAATCGCTAATCTTAATCGCTAATCTTAATCGCTAAACTTAATCGCTAATCTAAATCGCTAATCTTAATCACTAATCTTAATCGTTAATCTTAATCGCTAATCCTAATCGCTAATCTTAATCACTAATCTTAATCGCTAATCTTAATCACTCATCTTAATCGCTAATCTTAATCACTCATCTTAATCTCACCTCCATCCTCTGCATCTCTATAACCTGGTCTTTGATGCTGGTCTTCAGAGTGTTGAGGATCCTCAGCTGGCGGTCTATCTTGATCTTGATGTCGACGATCCTCTGACGGAGGCGTTCAGCCAGGTCATAGAAGCTGTTGTCATTACCTgttgggacagaggagagggagaaagggatggttaacattgatatatatatatataatatataatatatcttatatatcatatatatatatctctatagagagaggtcttcagagagagagagagagagagagaggagagccagagacagagagagagagggagagagagaaacagagagggagagagagagacagagagggagggagagagagagacagagagggagggagagagagagacagagagggagggagagagagagacagagagagagaaagagagagagagagagagagagagagagagagagagagaactagtgcATGTAAAACATCGAGATCAGTCAAACAAAGCCGAATGTTCATCCAATCAAACAATATCATGGTACAGTATCTCACCTGCGTTGGAGGTGAGTTTCTCCTTAAGGTAGTCATAGGTCTGTTTGGATGCCTGGTCGGCAGAGCGGTGTTTGGCTCTGTTCTGGTCAAGGAGCTGCCTAATCTTCTCTATCTTCTTCAGCAGGGAATGGTCTGCCTTGTCTAACAGACCCTGGATACGACAACCTGACGGGCACTTAGGAccctggagaggagaaggaggagaaggagagaagaagggagagtagagaaggaggaggagagagaagaggaggaggggagaggagaggagcatgaggagagaggagagaggagagagaggaggatgagagaagagggaagagtagagaaggaggaggagagaggagagagaagaggaggaggaggatgtgagaggaggagagaggagagagaaggggaggaggaggagagacgtgagaggagagagagagaggagagagaggagggggggagggggagaggagagaaggagaggaggaggagagaggaagagagaggagagagaagagggggaggggagaggagaaggagaggaggagagaggagagagaaggggaggaggaggagaggagaggaggagagaggagagagaggggagagtaaagaaggaggaggagagaggagagataagaggagggaggggataggagaagagcaggaggagagaaaaggggagggaggggagaggagaggagcaggaggagagagaaggggaggaggaaggtgagaggaggagagaggagagagaaagggagggaggggagaggagagagttacagGACATATAACTGATCATCTCCATGTTGTTTTCCTATAAGCAGAGAGAAACGGTGACCCCTCACCTGAACACAACTATACAAACTATGTCAAATACAACAAACCACAACAAAGATTCTACATATGTATTTATATTATTCAGACGTTTCCGGTCTTCCTACGAGTGAAAACGTACCCAGTCGTCATCTGAGCAGAAAGGCCAACTCCTCTCTGTGGCACATTTATCAGCCTTGTAACCGTGTTCTACTGGTCGGGTTCCACGAGGGCTCAATACGGCCGCTGCGTCCTCAGCCTGAGAGAGAccaggagggaggaaagggggagatggaggtgggggacagagagaggggggtgaaataaggggagagagagggggtgaaatagagagagagggggatagatagagagagagagagggggggatagatagagagagagagagagagagaggggggacagagagaggggggtgacagagagagaggggatagagagagagagagagagagacagagaggggggggtgaaatagagagagagagagagagagagagggggtgagagaggagagagagagggagttgaaatagagagagaggaggggatagatagagagagagagagagcgagaggaggggatagatagagagagacagagagagggggagagagagagagagagagattgaaataaAAACGCAACATAAACACAAAATTTCACTTATGTTACCAAGAATAATATTACTGAATTCTATTTTTTTCGAACATGAAAACTTGTGCTGAAAACCAGAGGTGGAGAAATTCCCCAACTGTCAAACTTgaggtaaaaaaaatgtttaaacgttaatagaaaatgactcatgtAAAAGTGAAAGTCCCCCAGTCAAATACTacatgagtaaaagtataaagatatttggttttaaatatacttaattataaaaagtaaatgtaattacaaAAAGGTACTTAAGTATTAAAGGTAAAAGTaaagtatgaataatttctaATGACTTATATTAAGCACAAtttgtgatttatttttatttttacggaAATCCAGGGGTCATACAGGGGTCATACTCCAACTCTCAGacacaatttacaaacaaagGGTTTGTGTTTAGcgaatctgccagatcagaggctgcagggatgaccagggatgttctcttgataagtgcgtgaattagaACATTTTTCTAATCCTGCtaatcattcaaaatgtaacaagttacttttgggtgtcaggagaaatgtatggagtaaaaaatacaatGCTTTCTTAAGGAAtgttgtgaagtaaaagtaaaagttgtaaaaaaaaatataaagtaaagtaaagataccccaaaaaactacttaagtagtactttatatTATTTTTACTTCcggactttacaccactgctgataACATCCTTCTAGTCCTTCTCTTCATGCCCCAGAAACCTGCTTTTATGCTCAAAATGtcacattgaattgaattgaattttggATAATAAATTATCCACACATCAAGCAAGATGTCTGCTTGATCCTAGAGAATAAAGCAGTCTTTAAAACACTTGTTCTCAACATGGCAGCTAACATATTAGCAAGGACTAGATACAGCATGTCACCTGGAAAAAGTGCTATATAAATCCAaaaaactattattattattattattattaataaatataatattattaaacccatttaaattttttaaatgatttaataaataatgaacaaaaaaaatactaaaaaTTATAtccaatatattattattaaataaaatattattaaACCTCttaaattaaaataatgatttaatAAATAATGAACACATATATTACCGTACCCAAGTGGAGGCGAGGACAGCCAGGCAGAAGCAGAGGATATTTAGTAGCTTCATCTCTCTGTCCGTCTAGAATACTGTTCCGCCGGGCCTCAGGGCCCCTATATATGGCAATACCTGATGACAAACCCTCGGTTaggtccaaatggcaccctattccctatatggtgcacaaCTTATATCTGGGGCCCATAGGGacacccatagggccctggtctaaagtagtgcactgtatagggaatagggtcccatagggccctggtctaaagtagtgcactgtatagggagccatttgggatacagcctACATTAGTCACTGTTTGTCTAGTGAGCGCGGTCAATCCAAGAAACCTCGTGGGGTTTCGTAACGGATTGATTGACTCACAGGTTGCGATGCTTCTCATTCCAGGTTGTGTCCTTCACTTCTGCCCTTGACAGATCTGGGGCTGGCCGGTCGTATCAAACATCTCAGTAAGTGTGCTAAGATAGGATCAGTCCCCTAGCTGTGAGGAGTAGAGGGTTGATACATACTGCCCCTGATCAGACTGGGTAGCTGTGAGGAGTAGATGATTGCTACATACTGCCCCTGATCAGACTGGGTAGCTGTGAGGAGTAGAGGATTGCTACATACTGCCCCTGATCTGACTGGGTAGCTGTGAGGAGTAGAGGGTTGATACATACTGCCCCTGATCAGACTGGGTAGCTGTGAGGAGTAGAGGGTTGATACATACTGCCCCTGATCAGACTGGGTAGCTGTGAGGAGTAGAGGATTGCTACATACTGCCCCTGATCAGACTGGGTAGCTGTGAGGAGTAGAGGGTTGATACATACTGCCCCTGATCAGACTGGGTAGCTGTGAGGAGTAGAGGGTTGATACATACTGCCCCTGATCAGACTGGGTAGCTGTGAGGAGTAGAGGATTGCTACATACTGCCCCTGATCAGACTGGGTAGCTGTGAGGAGTAGAGGGTTGATACATACTGCCCCTGATCAGACTGGGTAGCTGTGAGGAGTAGAGGATTGCTACATACTGCCCCTGATCAGACTGGGTAGCTGTGAGGAGTAGAGGGTTGATACATACTGCCCCTGATCAGACTGGGTAGCTGTGAGGAGTAGAGGATTTATACATACTGCCCCTGATCAGACTGGGTAGCTGTGAGGAGTAGAGGGTTGATACATACTGCCCCTGATCAGACTGGGTAGCTGTGAGGAGTAGAGGGTTGATACATACTGCCCCTGATCAGACTGGGTAGCTGTGAGGAGTAGAGGGTTGATACATACTGCCCCTGATCAGACTGGGTAGCTGTGAGGAGTAGAGGGTTGATACATACTGCCCCTGATCAGACTGGGTAGCTGTGAGGAGTAGAGGATTTATACATACTGCCCCTGATCAGACTGGGTAGCTGTGAGGAGTAGAGGGTTGATACATACTGCCCCTGATCAGACTGGGTAGCTGTGAGGAGTAGAGGGTTTATACATACTGCCCCTGATCAGACTGGGTAGCTGTGAGGAGTAGAGGATTTATACATACTGCCCCTGATCAGACTGGGTAGCTGTGAGGAGTAGAGGGTTGATACATACGACCCCTGATCAGactgggcagctgtgaggagtagAGGGTTGATACATACGACCCCTGATCAGACTGGGTAGCTGTGAGGAGTAGAGGGTTGATACATACGACCCCTGATCAGACTGGGTAGCTGTGAGGAGTAGAGGGTTGATACATACGACCCCTGATCAGACTGGGTAGCTGTGAGGAGTAGAGGGTTGATACATACGACCCCTGATCAGACTGGGTAGAATGAGAGAAGAACATAGGAGGTGTTTTTGTTTTTGGAATGAAACTATTCTTGTTGATTTTAGTGTCTGTGTGGTTGTTTTTCACTATCTCTTCTCTGACCTGGAGGTGAGCTGACTCAGCAGTTTATGTCTGTATTGATTTCTCAAACAGGTTGTCCCTTTGCAGCCTGGATAGGTTTGTACTAATGCCAACTCCACtgctcattgtcaagccaaacatgactttgagtgacaaggagttggcgTGACAACACCAACAGCCTGACACTCAGGCTGAGAGGAGATGATGTTTTAGCACAGCGTGTTTTTTAGTCATCGTAACACCCCACACAGTACCTGTAAACCCACACAGGACAGCAAATAGGGACAAATTCCGATATGTGTTTTTGCACCCAGTTCCCGAaagttctgtgttctagtgttctgtgttctaactTCTGTGTTCCATGTTCTTAAATAGGGACAAATTCCGACAAAGGTTttcgccccccccccctcctttacctttatttaaccaggcaagtcagttaagaacaaattcttattttcaatgacggcctaggaacagtgggttcgggccaaaacaacagatttttttaccttgtcagctcggggattcgatcttccaATCTTCCGGTTAATagtcccaactctctaaccacaaggctacctgccgcccttccATAaataatacctatgtaaataacaTGTTTCTTCATTTAATTGTCTTTACATTTTCAGTTgacatgtgaaaacatgttttcaatatgtcataatggggtattgtgatgtcataattgttacgacttctaggagtagtgggggcggagtcaggggcagagagcagagagggtaaAGGCCAACTGTATTTATTCCGGAGAAAAGTAGGTCACGCCAAAACACCAGGCGCATACAATGACCGGCCCAAAAACAGGACACAAACAGTCCggagaaatacaaaaaaatatcacATCCACAAAACGAACAgagaaacaagcccgcacaaaagctgGCGGCATCACTGCAGACATCACTGCAGGTGGACACGCACATTGGTGGAGAGCAAGTCAAGACATACACGGAGGCAGAGTTAGACTCATCTGAGgctccgcccccccccctccacccccccaggAGAGCAAGTCGAGACGCACGCGGAGGCAGAGTTAGACTCATCTGAGGCTCCGCCGGTAGCGAGTACGAccaccgagcgccgcccgaacaagaagaggcaccatcttcggcgggattcgtaACAATAATGGAGTATTATGATGTAATAGTGGGGTATTATGATgccataatggggtattgtgatgtcatagtggggtattgtgatgtcataatggggtattatgatgtcatcgtgtggtattgtgatgccatAATGGGGTATTATGATGCCATaatggggtattatgatgtcatagtggggtattgtgatgtcataatggggtattatgatgtcatagtggggtattgtgatgtcataatggggtattatgatgtcatagtggg
This DNA window, taken from Oncorhynchus tshawytscha isolate Ot180627B linkage group LG10, Otsh_v2.0, whole genome shotgun sequence, encodes the following:
- the LOC121847396 gene encoding fibrinogen alpha chain-like: MKLLNILCFCLAVLASTWAEDAAAVLSPRGTRPVEHGYKADKCATERSWPFCSDDDWGPKCPSGCRIQGLLDKADHSLLKKIEKIRQLLDQNRAKHRSADQASKQTYDYLKEKLTSNAGNDNSFYDLAERLRQRIVDIKIKIDRQLRILNTLKTSIKDQVIEMQRMEVDIDIKLRSCKGSCKGYAEFSVDQSSYVALDKQMDQLEAQRVQSVETVGSLHIMKSRPLKDVLVDSKFKSSLAGEQKQDFFPEVKSVKLTLEAEGSSASSAASVSKVPGTHFQPSTSGSSSSSSSSSSWSTGSGSKDGSKITITEMGGGGGGGGGGGGGGGGGTRGDGDGDFFKGMGGLGGGLGSLGGGDFTSTGHQTTHVSSCTKTIKKTTVHTKDGPVERIEEVSSGPGCEAMKLGGGGGMGDFFPSLSSSSSSSSSSFTKTTSHGSNKGGSSLFSSTKTGGAADGFGADSFGMDLGAFMRGKDDDDVPDYLSHSHGVKTSVRSKRQADYVGKSTSDQE